AGGGCGTATATATCCGCCACGAGTTTGGAAAAATCCCACGGTTTGGGGGCCTGCTTGTGGTACATGGATTTTTTAAGGCCGGGGATCACTCCATACATGTTCTTAACCGCCCCGGTCATCAAGGTCAGGCTGTGGGTCTTTAATTTAGGCAGGTTGATGACGACATCGGCGTCCAGCACCGGTTTGGCGATGTGGTATTTTTTGCCGTTAAACTCCTTTTGACTGACCCCGGATTTCTCGAAACTGACCAATTCCACTTGATGCCTGCGGCAAACATCCAGCATCCCGGTAATGCTCCAGAATTCATCCAGGCTTTTGAAAGCCCCGGCCGGGCTGTCGCCCACCAAAGGAATCCCCCCGGCCCCTTTTACCAGGATGATGACCGCTTCCACCACCGCCGGGTGGGTGGTGATGGCCTGGTTGGGGGGTTGGGCCGAAAGGAGGTTCGGCTTAAGCAGCACCTTCTGGCCGGGCTTGACAAAGGCGGATATGCCGCCCAAAAAATCCACGGCCTTTTTTACCGCGGCGTCAACCTCTGGTTGGTTGTATGATTGGCATTTGACTAAGGAGATTTGAGGCATGGCATTCAATCTTGTTGGTTACATTATACCATAAAATAAACCCATGTCAATTTTAAAACGCCATAAAAAAACAACGACCGGCAAACGCCGGCCATTGTTTTTTACTGAATTCCGGTTAGAGGGTACTTAACCCTGGTAATATCTTTGGCAACCCCGGTTATATCTTTCCTGACCTTGGTTGCAGACCTTCTAACATAGGTTACAGCCTTGCCAACCCAGGTCAGATGTTTCCTAACCTTGGTAAGAACCATTCTCCCCCAGGTAAGAATCATTCTGACCTTGGTAATAACCCTTCTGACCAAGGTTATAACTTATAACCTTGGTCAGAACCTTTCTAACCTTGGTGCCTCCTTCTATGTTTCGGTTTTACCTGTAGGGGCAATTGCCCTTACGATATTTGTCCAAAGGGGAAATCAGTTCCCTTTCTCCTTCAACTCCGCCAGCCTGGCCTGGCTCAGTTCCGACAAATTTTTTTCCAGCTCCGGGTGCTCGGCCAGAAAATCCTTGAAATCATAATTGTTGATGAATATCAGGTCTCCCTCGGTCCTGGCCGCCACCGTGGCGGTGCGGGGCACATCGGCCAGCAGGGCGATCTCGCCGAAGGGGTCGCCTTTTTTCAATGTGGCCACCACGGAGGAATCATCGCCGCCCAGCACTTCCAGCTCGCCTTCCATCACCACGTAAAAACACTGCCCGATCTCGCCTCGGCGGATCACCACCTGCCCGGGCCTCACCGAAAGATACTGGACCATGCCCAACAGCTTGGTCAGCGAATCCGGGGCCAGCCGGCCAAAAAAGTCGCTGTCCTTCAGGGCATTAACGGTGGACAGAGCGTGCAGTATCTCCTCGCCCTGTTCCAGCACCAGGGTCATGGTGGTCCGGTCGCAGACCTCGTCCGGGCCGAAATACTGGATAGGGCCGGGATAAATATAGTCCGCCGACAACATCCATTTGTCCTGCTGCCTGGCGAAGACCTTAAACGGCTCTCCTTCCAGTTCCACCAGGGCCTTTTTGATCACCGGCACGTCCTGGCCGTGGCGGCGCTCCACCGCCATCATTGAGGCCAGGGACTGCCCGCCCGGGACCCACTCGGAAGACGGTTTCATCAGATTTTTGACCATAGCGATGTAGCCGGTCTTCTCCGCTCCCAGCAGAGCCCCGGCGGTGTAACCCAGGCTGTAGGCGTAATCGGCGTCGAAGTTGGATGGCGCGGCGCACCGTCCCTCGTAGCCGAAGAAATGGTTTTGGGCCGCGTATTTCCCCCGGTATTTCCCCTCGGCCTTCCATTCCCTTAAAAGATCGCCCACCATGTCTATCAACAGTTTCTCGGTCTCGATCTTGGAGACCTGGACGTTGCCGTGGGGGTCGCGGTCCTCCAACAGCTCCCACTGCAGTTCGTCGGGCAGCTGGCCGTAGGCCTGGGCCGAGGCCGCCGACAGCTTGCTGTTCAGGAACTGGTGTTTGTCCTTGGTGGTGGGCAGGAAGTTGAAATATTCGTGATGTCCCGAAAGGATCTCGTTGAGCTCGGTTATCAGGACTTTGATCTCGGGGATGAACTCGATCAGGCCTTCCGGCACCACCACCACCCCGAAATTCATTCTTTCCTCGGCCCGGTCCCTTACCAGGCCGGCGATCTGCTCTACTATCTGCTTTAGGCTTAGGTTTTGGGCCGCCACTTCCTCGGAGATTATGGTCAGGTTGGGGTGGCACTGCAGGGCGCATTCCAGGGCGATGTGCGAGGCAGAACGGCCCATCACCCGCACAAAATGCCAGTATTTCTGGGCCGAGTTGCAATCTCTGAGGATGTTGCCCAGCAACTCGGTGTAGACCTTAGTGGCGGTGTCAAAGCCGAAGGATATCTCGATCTGCCCGTTCTTCAGGTCGCCGTCTATGGTCTTGGGGCAGCCGATTACGTTGATCTCGGCTTCGTGCCGGAGAAAATATTCGGCCAAGAGACAGGCGTTGGTGTTGGAGTCGTCGCCGCCCACTATCGCCAGCCCGGTGATCCCTAAGTCCCGGCAGTTTTGGGCCACTTTGACGAACTGCTCCTCCTGGTCCAACTTGGTGCGCCCGGTGCGGATCAGGTCAAATCCCCCGGTATTGCGGTATTCGTCAATCAGGCCGGAGGTCAACAATTGATATTTATTGTCCACCAAACCCCCGCCGCCCCCCAGAAAACCGTATAGTTTGCTTTGGGGGTTGGCGGTGGTTAGGAAATCAAACAATCCGGCGATCACGTTGTGCCCGCCCGGAGCCTGACCTCCGGAAAAGATCACCCCCACATTCAGCGGCTTGTACTGCCGCTTTTGATCTGGCTCAAACAGCACCGGTTTGAAGGCCACGCTCTTGGGAAAAGCCCTGGAAATGATCTCGTTCTGGGAGGCCTGTTTGCCCGTTTCGACAGCCCTCAGCCGGGGACCGTTCTGGATGAAGATCTTCGGAAGTTTGGGCCGGTAACCAGCCCGGTGTTTTTGTAAAACGGAGATTTCTGACATTGGTTCTCCTATTTTTATGGAAGAAATGACGATTTTAACAACCTTTTAGTTTAACACTACCAAAGGTTTATGTCAATAAAAATCGGTAACAAATTTGAATGACCACCTGGGAAATTATAATCCGCAGATTTTCACAGATTATCACGATTTACCCACGTTAATTCAACTAGTTTAACGGAAATATAATTGTTATAACCTGCGTTAATCTGTGGACGAAAAGCGTATTCAATCCAGAGGAGCCGCGGCCGCGGTCAGGGCCAGCACCTGCGAGGCACCGGCAGCCAGAAGAGACGAGGCGCATGATCCTATGGTGGCTCCGGTGGTCAGCACGTCGTCTATCAAAATTATGCGCTTGCCCTTGACTAATTCCGGCTTCTTGACGGTAAAAATATCCCTGACATTTTCCAGCCGCTGCTGTTTGTTAAGCTTGGTCTGGGTCCGGTTATGCCTGGCTCTGAAAATTATTTTTTCGGGGCAGGGCTTGTTCAAAAGCTTTCCCAAAGCCTGAGCCAGAAGCTGGGCCTGGTTGTAGCCCCGCTCCCTTTTGCGGGCCGGATGCAGCGGCACCGCCAGTATCAGATCGGCCGTTTGGTAATGGCCCGCCCCGGCCAATAACTGTTCCATGTAACCGGAAAACTTCTTTACCACCGAACGGCGGTCCGAGTATTTCAGGAGATGGATCGCATCGGCCAGCGGCGCCTTGAAAGGCCCGATGACCCGAATGTCGGCGCAGGCCCAGTCCGGGACCCTGCACTTGGGGCAAAGCAGGGGAGCTTGATCTTCAGATACCGACGGCACCTGCATCCCGCAGCGCTGGCAACTTTGGGCTTCCCATCTTTCCAGGGAATCCCAGCAGGTATCGCAGATCAATCCGCTCTTTTGCTGCAGCATATTCTTGTGGCAGGAAGCGCAGAACGGGGGAAAGATGAAATTCAGCAGGCTGTGAAATAGTGATTTGAGCATCTGGCGATCGAAGCTACGCTGGACTGTTTGAACTCATCCCCTGCCCCCTTCTCTTTCCAGAGAAGGGGAATGAAAGGGGTTGAGTTATTATACGTTTTTAAAAAAGTGAAGTCAGGTTAAAAACAAAGGGAAAGCAAGAATCTTTTCTCGCCTTCCCTTCTCTCTGTTTTCAGCCGGAGTTAAAAGTTAAATTTTAAAGCCAGCCTGGTGGAAAACTTCTTCCTGGTCAGATAGCTGTCGTCGTCCTGTTTTTCATAAGCGACTTGATACGTAAGATACATCCACAGCTTCCAATAAGCCTGGTAGCCGATATCGGTTGTTACCAGCATGTTCTCTTTTTTGGCGAACAGGTCTGACAGGCTTTGGATATTCTTCTGGTCGTAATAGGCCCGGACATCGCCCTTGGGAATCAGGTCCGGGGCGTTGGCCTCGATGTGCAGGATGCCGGTGCTGTCCGCTCCCCGGGTCTTGTAACCGCTGCCCATGATCCGGACTTTGCCTATGACGTTGCCCGAGATCTCGCCGTAGGTGCCGTTCCTGGCCTCGGTGACCTCGTTTATCGATGCGCTCTTCCATGTTGGAATGGAATCCACCACCCGGAAGCGGTCCACTTCGTAGAACATGTCAAAATACTGAGGGAGGAATCTCTGTCCCAGGAAGCGTTGCTCCAGTTTGGCTCCCAAGGTTACTGCGTTGCCGGGGAAAGAAATTAGGGCCGAAATGCCAACCGCACTGCCATGTCCGAACTCTTTTATCTGGCCGAAATCGTAATAGATCCGGCTGGCCAGGATGCTGATATTGATGATGGGCAGCCCCAAGTCGGCGCCGAAGGCAGTCACACCATCCTTGTTGGCCTTGTCCTGGTCGGGGTCAACGTCGCTGACCACCGTTCCGCCTAATTCAAACCCTTTGGCGATGGGGATTCCGGTGTTGGCCAGGGGGCAGACGAAGCCCCGGAAACCGTAAAGCTCGGACCGCCCGAAGTTGGAGATCATGGACTGGAAGCCGAACATGGTCGGGGCATCTCCCCAAGGAAACTTCAGATTAAGCTCCATCCCGATCTTGCGGTTTAGATCGTCGGCCCGGTTGTTGTAGTTGTTCATTAAAAAGCCGTTGCCCAGAGTGGTGGCATCCAATGCTCCCACCCGGGTGTAGAACTTGTCCGGCTTGCTGCCCCAGCTGATATAGCGGACTAACCGCGCCATCTTGCTGGCCGGCTTCCATTCATTCTTACGCAGGTTGCCGTCTTTGTCTATCAGCAAAGTTACGTCCAGGCCCACCCCCAGC
The window above is part of the candidate division TA06 bacterium genome. Proteins encoded here:
- a CDS encoding DUF362 domain-containing protein, which produces MPQISLVKCQSYNQPEVDAAVKKAVDFLGGISAFVKPGQKVLLKPNLLSAQPPNQAITTHPAVVEAVIILVKGAGGIPLVGDSPAGAFKSLDEFWSITGMLDVCRRHQVELVSFEKSGVSQKEFNGKKYHIAKPVLDADVVINLPKLKTHSLTLMTGAVKNMYGVIPGLKKSMYHKQAPKPWDFSKLVADIYALARPHLNIVDAVTGLEGFGPSAGKPRQLGMILAGSDGVAVDALAAHLLGKKPLDIPTTKIAYRQNLGEADLKNVEVLGDRYDPLKDFIWPPNWFYSFIPGFLAKYAAKLFWVRPAIDPTMCINCGYCVESCPVSALASVGPVPEFNYKLCINCLCCSEVCPRHAVYQKRSPVAKLLGR
- a CDS encoding diphosphate--fructose-6-phosphate 1-phosphotransferase; its protein translation is MSEISVLQKHRAGYRPKLPKIFIQNGPRLRAVETGKQASQNEIISRAFPKSVAFKPVLFEPDQKRQYKPLNVGVIFSGGQAPGGHNVIAGLFDFLTTANPQSKLYGFLGGGGGLVDNKYQLLTSGLIDEYRNTGGFDLIRTGRTKLDQEEQFVKVAQNCRDLGITGLAIVGGDDSNTNACLLAEYFLRHEAEINVIGCPKTIDGDLKNGQIEISFGFDTATKVYTELLGNILRDCNSAQKYWHFVRVMGRSASHIALECALQCHPNLTIISEEVAAQNLSLKQIVEQIAGLVRDRAEERMNFGVVVVPEGLIEFIPEIKVLITELNEILSGHHEYFNFLPTTKDKHQFLNSKLSAASAQAYGQLPDELQWELLEDRDPHGNVQVSKIETEKLLIDMVGDLLREWKAEGKYRGKYAAQNHFFGYEGRCAAPSNFDADYAYSLGYTAGALLGAEKTGYIAMVKNLMKPSSEWVPGGQSLASMMAVERRHGQDVPVIKKALVELEGEPFKVFARQQDKWMLSADYIYPGPIQYFGPDEVCDRTTMTLVLEQGEEILHALSTVNALKDSDFFGRLAPDSLTKLLGMVQYLSVRPGQVVIRRGEIGQCFYVVMEGELEVLGGDDSSVVATLKKGDPFGEIALLADVPRTATVAARTEGDLIFINNYDFKDFLAEHPELEKNLSELSQARLAELKEKGN
- a CDS encoding ComF family protein, which gives rise to MLKSLFHSLLNFIFPPFCASCHKNMLQQKSGLICDTCWDSLERWEAQSCQRCGMQVPSVSEDQAPLLCPKCRVPDWACADIRVIGPFKAPLADAIHLLKYSDRRSVVKKFSGYMEQLLAGAGHYQTADLILAVPLHPARKRERGYNQAQLLAQALGKLLNKPCPEKIIFRARHNRTQTKLNKQQRLENVRDIFTVKKPELVKGKRIILIDDVLTTGATIGSCASSLLAAGASQVLALTAAAAPLD